AATGATCAAAAAATTTCATATAAGCTTTGGAGTACTCACCTGACCTGCACAGAAAGCATATTCTCCATGAAGATGTATGACATTTGTGTGACAGCTTCTTGCATCCACAGACATTAAgggttttgcttggttttgttgttgttgggcaGGGAGGCATGGGGattggttttttgtgggtttgtgtgttTGAATACAGTGTCCATGCTCCCAAGGGAAGCTAGAGTATAAAGCGCTGGAGAAATCCCAGAGAATTATTGAACACCATCCCAGCATGTTCCCCAGGACATCTCCTCTTTCACATACCCAGCTGATGCCAACAGATCCAACTGATCCCAAATGGTCCCATTTTCCTGGGATagaaaagatggggaaaaatttCCAGAACCCTCATGGTGGGTTGACTGGCTGAATGGTAGGTACCCATCCAGCCACTCAGTAATTTCCTCTTCTTaactggacaggggagagaaaatataacaaaaggcCCCCAGGTCAAGATAAGGACAGTGAGAGATTGTTCACCAATTACTGCTATGGGCAAAAGAAACTCAACTTGAGAAAAATTAGTTTATTGCTAATCAAATTAGGAAgtataatgagaaataaaaccaagttTTTCAGCACCTTCCTCcacccttcccttcttcccaggcTCAGCTTCACTCCCAATTTCTCTACCTCTTCTCATCCAGCAGGGAGAATGGGTGTTGTGGTGAGTTCATCTCAcattgtctctgctgctccttcctcctcaggggGAGAACTCCTCACATGCTtttcctgctccagtgtgggctccCTCCAAAGGAAAGTAGGTCCTTCAAGAATTTCTCCAACATAAGTTCTTTGCAAGGGTTGTTTTGATGAAGTGCTCCAGCACGCATCCCTTTCCATGAGGTGCAGTCCTTCTCCAATGAGGGCTTCTCTCTCCACAGATTCTGCCAGGACAGattctgctccagcacaggcttcccTTGGAGTCACAGCCTCCAGACATCCCCCTGCTCTGGCATGGGCTCCTttgggggctgcaggtggatctctgcacccttcctgccctccagggACTGCACAGGCTCAGCCACCTCTCTGTGGGCTGAGCCTGGAATCTCAGGGGAATCCCAGCTCTGGAGCaactcctgctcctccttctgcccttccctggatgtttgcagagctgttcctctcacatTCACACTCCTCTCTTTCACCTGCTGTTGTGCAGTATCTTTTACACTTTCTTGAATATGTAATCACAGAGGTGCTACCAGTGTTGCTGAAGGGCTCAGCCTTGACCAGCAGCAGGTCCATCGTGGAGCtgggggaagcttctggcatCTTCTCAGAGAAGTCACCTCTGCAGTCCACCCCATCACCAAAACCTTGCCACACAAACCTAACACTCCTTTAACTCAAGTTTCTCATTACATTTGCTACAGCTTCCTGAACACACTTTACTCCCAAATGACCACTGGCAGAATGACACCAACAGGTTGATTTAACAATAATGATAACAGTTTCTTGTGTCTGGCATGGAGATTTTATAGATGTTTGAAGAACAAAGGGATTCCAACATATGCACCTCGTTCTGAGCTTGCAAAATACTTAGAAAGGGAAAACTCTGagacttttttctcttttaccaAAACATGAAAGGACCCTTCAGAGGATTGTGTATTCCCTCACCAGGCTGTGCACATCAACACCAGCAACATCAGCATAGAGTTCAGGCACCACTGGCTcaggcacctgcagcactgTGTGCCCATTGCTGGTCTTCATGGCTGTTTTCAGGGAGCacaagagctgtgctggggaaggcCGGTCAGCTGCACTCCACTGCCAGCAGGACTTCATGATGCAGTACCTGTAAATCATGAAATGATGAAATTATGCCTTCATGCAAAGAAATGTACCTTAGGTCTTCCCTTTGGATACTTTGTTCACTTCAGAGTATATCCTATCACttagaagagaaaaattattccccagcagtgctgtaCCTTGCAAGAAAACACTGGAGCAGCAAATGGCAAGGGCACTTAAGCAAACAGAAACAAGTGTCATTTTCAACAGAAGGGAATGGAAACAAGTGTCATTTTCAAGAGGAGAACAGAAAGGTTTTGGCCACAGAGGTTTTATGCAGCAGAACTCAGTAAGGAGATGTGGCAGACACAAATCTCCTCAGCTAACAGATTATTCTCAGTATAGTCTAGACTTAGAAATCTTGtgtaaaatctcattttctacGTCTCGTTTCCATTTAGCTCTGCCAACCTCATGTTCAATTGTCCATAAAGAGAGTGGCTTACATGGCTTGCTGGCAGCTCGAGGGCTGCTTCATAATGTTCTGTTTCTGCAGGTATGATAAGATGTCAGAAGGTGGCACCTCAGGATATGGTGGAGCACCTGGAAGGGCAAAAGGAGCAATAGTAGAAAACTCTATGGCAGTGGTTACAGAGAGCAGCTTCTGTGCAAGGTTGTCTTCCTTCCCTATCAAAATCTGGTTTTCTTTCTACACAATTCACAATAACAGAAGGTCTAAAAGGAATTGACGAGACTTTGCAAATTGGAAAAAAAGAGGGTGCTTATTTAAATGGCCCAACTTTACATTCTAAAATTAGAGATTTTGGGTCTTGTTAATTTGCTGCttctttatgtattttttttattagcatTAAATCTTCTTACCTAATGTAATCATTTCATACAGTAGAATTCCAAAAGACCAtctgcaagaaaagaaaacaaagtgatGTTTTTTGCTGGCTTAAATACATTAAAACTAGGCATGGCCTgcagacaggagaaagaatgaGCTGTAAAAGTGGAGTGTTATGCTGAAACTAGATCTGCCTTCCTGTGAATTTCAGGACATGAAATGATACATAAAGGAGTAAAAGAGACAGGTGAACTTCTAGTCCCAAAATGAAGCCATACATGTCTGCCTTGATGGTAGGGAATTTGTTCAGGAGCCTCTCTGGTGCCTGCCACTTGACGGGCACTTTCCGTGTGACTGAGCTGGCACCGTGTGCGTGAGTTTCGTAGGCCAGGCCCAAACCACAGAGCTTGGCAGTGAAGTTGTGATGGAGAAGGACATTCCTGGCAGCAATGTCACCATGGAACAAGTTCTTTTCTTCGAGATAAGCCTGGGaaattggaaaagaaagaaaacaggaaatttAATTGATACAAATTTTCACTGAGTTTATGCTTGTCTTCAGCACTGTGAAGTTACATGTTCTCACCAACATAAAGGAAGCATATTTTCACAAAGCCTTTATTCTCAGTGCTTAGGCCAAGAAGACTTAAGCCACCACACAAACTTGTGTTGCAATCAagtaagaaggaaaaaatgcaacCAACCTGAGCAGACTtaccagagctgctgcaacCTGCTGTCCAACCTCATATACCTGCTTCTCAGTGAGGTCATAGGGGACACCATCCATTGCCATTACATCCTAGATACAAAATAAGAGACATTGGTTAAAACAAATGCCACAGCAGTAGGATTGTGGGGAATGTTTCCTTCTAATCTATCTAATCTTATGCTCCTCCTTCTCACAATTGCTCATAAATTGACTGAAATGTAGGAGGACGTGGATGGGTGATGCTGAGGGTATGTTGAGTAAGACAAATATATTAGAGACACTAGTGGGCAAATTGacacatggggaaaaaattaatgttAGACAGAAATTGTCAGAATGACAGTGAAGAATGACAATCCACACAGATGAAAGATATATTATAAATTAGAATGATGAGTAGAAAACCGCATTTCTAACACATTAATTGGGCACCTGGTATGAGACTAACTGTCTATCTCTCCTACCACCCTGCCTATAACAGTGAGAGATGAGAGAGAGAATAAGGTAAACACACAATGTTCTTCCTGTGCCATTTTACAGCCCACAGATACATTCTACTTAAAAACTTCCTTAGATGGTTATGGTTTCCACATGTTCAGTAACCTTTGAAAGGTTACCTTCCATAACTGACCTAATATGAACTGTCAGTATCCACACCAGTCAGTGGCAAGACATTCCATTAGTCAAATCCTCAGATCATGAAGAATCACctccatttgtttgttttgaacatGACATGTACTGGCTTTATTTCCTACCACTTGGACCTTCTGCTGAACAGGACAGGAAGCAATCCTCTATTTAGAGTTTCAGATGTAGAAGAGTGATGGATTTAGACAGTAATAGCAGAGTTTTGTTTCTGTGCCTTTTGTAACAATGAGTCATAGAATCAGAATATGCTGAAGTGGAAGCGATCCACAAGGAccactgagtccaactcctgaccctgcacaggacatcccaACAACCCCACCCTGATCCCGACagtgttgtccaaacactcTTGGAGCTCAGACAGCCTTGGAGCTGTGACCATTCCCTGGAGCACCTCTTCAGTGCCCCAGCACGCTCTGTGGGAAGAATATCCTCCTgctatccaatctaaacctcccctgataTTTAGGCTCTTTTTTAGCTTGAGTTAACATTTTCACTGGACTCATACTATCAGACCTCATCCCACCAGATTTTACCACTCATCAGCAATGGGCAGACATGAAGCCATCATTCATATATAAGAAACTTCTTCCTGtgcattatttcatttttaactaTGCTGAATTTTATCTGTTCTTTTTATTGGCAAGTCTCTCAATCTTGGAAGATCCTTCTGCAATTCCTTTGGGTCTGCCCTCGGCTTTACTGGCTGGAATCATCAGCAAATATCCTCACGTCATTGTCATCCCATTTTTAGGTTATTAATACACGGAATGAACAGCACCATGTCCTAGATAGCTGACCTCCCTTCAGTGCAAGTGCCAACCTTTCATTCTTATATTCTATTTCCTGTCTTTACCAATTAGTTATCATCCCATGACCTTCCCCTGCGTTGTAACTGCTCTGCTTTCTTAAAAGCATTTGGAGTGAGACATGATTCAGATGGCTTTATGAATTCATTCTAATTCCAGTGCCTGTAATGCCCTTCAATGATCTGCCAAGTTGGACCTGTGTAGAACTTCTTTGGAGCatggaaataattttgattGATATAGAGGGATGCATGGagagatgaaaagaaattataacTTATGGATAGATATGTACCTAAGGAATTTAAGAAGCTGTTCTATTATCATTTCTTTTGACTCACCTTCCGACATGTCCACAGAAATGTCAGCAGGTCACCAAGAGACACATCTTCCATGATCATATAAAGTGGGAGCTGGTCTACACAACATCCAAACAATTCAACCAAGTTCTCATGATGGCCAAGATTTTGATGGAATTTAATCCTTCCCAAGAAATCCTTTACTTTCTGGGGACTAGTTGGATCTGagagaacaaaagaaaacaaattgaaaacaaaacaacaacaaatgGAAGCAGCAAAGAACAGGTTGACAGCTAAAACCAACATGGTCAGCAATCTTTAATCCTACCAAGACATTCCTACAAGAACATCTTGGACTTTCTGTACTGAACATAGCTTGTTCTTGCCCAGTATTGATGGCAACGCTCTGCCCAGCACCATGTCTGGGATACAGAGACTGTACCAAAGTGGATGCTGACCACGGCCCATACCTTGCAAGGCTTTCAACACCACAGCCTTAGtcttcccagagctcccagttTCCAACTGTGCTCTGTAGATGCTCCCATAGGCACCAAGTTTTATCAGCTGCAAGCTGTGTGGTAAGAGTTTCTCTCGTGGTATCTCTAATTCTTTCAGAGTCAAGGATGCAGAATTTAGGAGGCTCTCCACAGAGCTCTCACTCAGCTGGATGTAGTGGTTCTCTGTTGAGCAGGGTTCCTGCTGATTCTTTCTTGTCACTGACAAAAGCAAACACATATGATGCATAAAAGCAGACAGATGAACTCTTGTAATAGATGCCAGTGCTCATCCTCCCATGCTCTTTAATTTTTGCTCCACAGTGTTTCAGAAATCAGGGCAAAAAAAGGGACTGTTATTTTATCCTACTTATCCTGGCCCTTGAAGAGGACAAAGAATTTATCTCCCACTCTATTTGATGAAAAGACAGAATCAGTCTAGAAATTTCTCCCAGAGTTAACTACATAACCTTTATGGATAAGACACATTTGGACTTCATTTCAAAGTGCTCAAGCAAtgaacattttcttttattaccAGTTCTCAATTGTTTCTCTTAATATAGGCACAAGTTCTGTTTCCCTCTACATACACAAAATTAGCTCAGAACTGTATTTTCATTTCCACACAGCCACATGTGTACCAACAAACCTTTCCCTACCCCCTCACCAGTTCTACTTCACCCTGTTCTACTACCTACTACCCCCTCACCCTGTTCTACTTCATGTTATCTCCATAGGAAGAGGGTGACAGCAGCTCGAAATTAAATTTCTTAAATGGCAGTATAGAAAATGCCTTAACTAGGTGTAATCTACACCAAAATTACTATCATTCATAATTACCCCCGTAAAACTCTCCTTGCAGCAGCCTCCAGGAACTGTTACATAAATACACTTTGCAGCTCTTGTGATGTTACCACAGCATGTTAAACAGCCCACATGGCATGATGCTTTAGATTTTCTCAGGTCCATCTATACTACAGCTtccaccactgctgctgcaaagTGAAGTAAATCAGTGTTCACAATTTTTCTAATGTTTACTGGATTGCTGAATACCACTCAGAATCCTCATAAATGGTTTTGCCTAACAGCTCAAGTGATGGGGAAATGGAATTGGCTTCTGGCTGTATTGGCCATATTGTATTGGCCAATACTCTTTCCTCTGgttgaaaagcatttttttaccTGGGGTTGTGGCTGGTGCTGATTGCTCCCGCTTTGCTCGCAGGCCACGGCAGTGAAGCCAGAGGATCACAGTGAGCACAATGACAAAAACTCCCACCAGGAGAACTGGGACAACGATCACTTCTGTTTGATGTTCACGCACAACTgccagcagagaaagaaaatggaaaaccaAGGAGTTGCTACATGGTTATACAGAAACAGTGTGCTGTAGCAACAATCCATTTCAGTAACTTCCAACCTCAAAAGTGTGTGTTCCATCCTCTGG
This Agelaius phoeniceus isolate bAgePho1 chromosome 5, bAgePho1.hap1, whole genome shotgun sequence DNA region includes the following protein-coding sequences:
- the STYK1 gene encoding tyrosine-protein kinase STYK1, yielding MAGDVKRFSRMLLECNSNDKLCVVREHQTEVIVVPVLLVGVFVIVLTVILWLHCRGLRAKREQSAPATTPVTRKNQQEPCSTENHYIQLSESSVESLLNSASLTLKELEIPREKLLPHSLQLIKLGAYGSIYRAQLETGSSGKTKAVVLKALQDPTSPQKVKDFLGRIKFHQNLGHHENLVELFGCCVDQLPLYMIMEDVSLGDLLTFLWTCRKDVMAMDGVPYDLTEKQVYEVGQQVAAALAYLEEKNLFHGDIAARNVLLHHNFTAKLCGLGLAYETHAHGASSVTRKVPVKWQAPERLLNKFPTIKADIWSFGILLYEMITLGAPPYPEVPPSDILSYLQKQNIMKQPSSCQQAMYCIMKSCWQWSAADRPSPAQLLCSLKTAMKTSNGHTVLQVPEPVVPELYADVAGVDVHSLVREYTIL